Proteins encoded by one window of Psychromonas sp. L1A2:
- a CDS encoding copper chaperone PCu(A)C, whose translation MKKLTLLICTLLISISGFASEIDISKQLIRATPPHTKSSAAFFTITNNTDKSINLVAVNSDIAEQVQIHNNINKDGMMKMRQVDTIMIKANSSTSLQPGGYHVMFIGLKNSLTEGQSVDLMLYFDNGEQIKVNTPVQKINASHKMSDHKHH comes from the coding sequence ATGAAAAAACTAACTCTTTTAATTTGTACATTACTCATTTCAATAAGTGGTTTTGCAAGTGAGATAGACATTAGCAAGCAACTTATACGTGCAACGCCTCCCCATACTAAAAGCAGTGCCGCTTTTTTTACTATCACTAATAATACCGATAAAAGCATCAACTTAGTTGCAGTAAATAGTGATATTGCAGAACAAGTTCAGATACATAATAATATTAATAAAGATGGCATGATGAAAATGCGTCAAGTAGACACTATAATGATTAAAGCAAATAGTAGTACATCATTACAGCCAGGTGGTTATCATGTTATGTTTATAGGCTTAAAAAATAGTTTAACAGAAGGACAAAGCGTCGATCTCATGCTTTATTTTGATAATGGTGAACAGATCAAAGTAAATACACCAGTACAAAAGATTAACGCTTCTCACAAAATGTCAGATCACAAACATCATTAA
- a CDS encoding glutathione S-transferase family protein: MIKLHHLNKSRSKRIIWLLEELNIDYEIIPYQRDSVSFLAPPELKSVHPLGKSPVIEDNGLVIAESGAITEYLIEQYDADGKLSPTRGTKEYVEYSQWLHFAESSAILPLLLKMFVAKDGCKTNFLAQYADIETEKVISFFDQSLQGKRYLVSDQLTGADIMMSFIAELVQNNGELDKYKNIATYIQQLASHPAFTRSNEIELDAETTI, from the coding sequence ATGATCAAATTACATCATTTAAATAAATCACGTTCTAAACGCATTATTTGGTTATTAGAAGAACTTAATATTGACTATGAAATTATCCCATACCAACGTGATAGCGTTAGCTTCCTTGCCCCACCAGAGCTTAAATCGGTTCATCCGTTAGGCAAGTCACCTGTGATTGAAGATAATGGTTTAGTAATCGCAGAATCAGGCGCTATTACTGAATACCTTATTGAGCAATACGACGCAGACGGTAAGTTATCACCAACACGTGGTACAAAAGAGTATGTAGAATACTCTCAATGGCTACATTTTGCGGAGAGCTCTGCTATCTTACCTTTGTTATTAAAAATGTTTGTTGCAAAAGATGGCTGTAAAACTAACTTTTTAGCTCAATATGCAGATATAGAAACCGAAAAAGTGATTAGCTTCTTCGACCAATCGTTACAAGGTAAACGTTATTTAGTCTCAGACCAATTAACTGGTGCAGATATTATGATGTCGTTTATTGCAGAGTTAGTACAAAACAATGGCGAATTAGATAAATATAAAAACATAGCCACTTATATTCAACAACTAGCCAGCCACCCTGCTTTTACTCGCTCAAATGAAATCGAATTAGATGCAGAAACAACGATATAG
- a CDS encoding acetolactate synthase 3 large subunit, producing MEMLSGAEMVVRSLQDEGIEHIFGYPGGSVLDIYDAIFQSDKIEHYLVRHEQAAVHMADAYSRATGKVGCVLVTAGPGATNCITGIATAYMDSIPLVVLAGQVPTFWIGDDAFQETDMIGVSRPVVKHSFSCRTAEEIPIAIKKAFYIASTGRPGPVVIDLPKDVQNPLNKFPYEYPETVSLRSYNPTLSGHKGQIKRAVAALTSAKKPVLYVGGGAIIANASKQVLELAEKLNLPVTNTLMGLGAFPGEHKQFIGMLGMHGTYEANKSMHNADLIFSCGARFDDRVTNNVDKFCPNAKIMHIDIDPTSISKNIHADLPIVGSVEVVLQQMLDLIEETKATNDSESINLWWDQINEWRAKDCLAYKTSETHIKPQQVIQCLYKVTKGDAIVTSDVGQHQMVAAQYYPFKEPRQWINSGGAGTMGFGLPAAMGCKIAFPDRPVVCVTGDGSIQMNIQELSTCMQYNIPVVILLLNNRSLGMVKQWQKMFYGGRQSHSYMDSVPDFVKLSEAYNHIGIKVDKIEELEPALVRAFELKDRVVFVDVAIDPEEHVYPMQVKFGSMQDMYLSKTEQTDA from the coding sequence ATGGAAATGCTCTCTGGCGCAGAAATGGTTGTGCGCTCACTACAGGACGAAGGTATAGAACATATCTTTGGTTACCCTGGCGGTTCAGTGTTAGATATTTACGATGCGATTTTTCAATCTGATAAAATTGAGCATTATTTAGTACGTCATGAGCAAGCCGCAGTACACATGGCAGATGCTTATTCACGTGCAACGGGCAAAGTAGGTTGTGTATTAGTAACAGCTGGCCCAGGTGCAACAAACTGTATTACAGGTATTGCAACGGCTTACATGGATTCGATTCCATTAGTTGTTTTAGCAGGTCAAGTACCAACTTTCTGGATTGGCGACGATGCCTTCCAAGAAACGGATATGATTGGTGTTTCTCGCCCAGTCGTAAAACACAGTTTCTCATGTCGTACCGCAGAAGAAATACCAATTGCAATTAAAAAAGCATTCTATATTGCATCAACAGGCCGACCAGGCCCAGTGGTTATCGATCTTCCAAAAGATGTACAAAACCCACTGAATAAATTCCCTTATGAATATCCTGAAACGGTTAGCTTACGCTCATATAACCCAACGCTAAGCGGACATAAAGGACAAATAAAACGTGCAGTTGCTGCGTTAACAAGTGCTAAAAAACCTGTTTTATACGTAGGTGGTGGCGCCATTATTGCCAATGCATCAAAACAAGTATTAGAGCTTGCTGAAAAATTAAACTTACCAGTAACCAATACCTTAATGGGTTTGGGTGCATTCCCTGGCGAGCACAAACAATTTATCGGTATGTTAGGTATGCACGGCACTTATGAAGCAAACAAATCAATGCATAATGCTGATTTGATTTTTTCTTGTGGTGCACGCTTCGATGATCGCGTAACCAATAATGTTGATAAATTCTGTCCAAACGCAAAAATCATGCATATTGATATCGACCCAACATCTATCTCAAAAAATATCCACGCAGATTTACCGATTGTAGGTAGTGTTGAAGTGGTGTTACAACAGATGTTAGATCTGATTGAAGAAACTAAAGCAACCAATGACAGCGAAAGCATTAATCTTTGGTGGGATCAAATTAACGAATGGCGCGCTAAAGATTGTCTTGCTTACAAAACATCAGAAACGCATATCAAACCACAGCAAGTCATCCAGTGTTTATATAAAGTAACAAAAGGCGATGCTATTGTTACTTCTGACGTTGGTCAACATCAAATGGTTGCCGCTCAATATTATCCATTTAAAGAACCTCGTCAATGGATTAACTCAGGTGGCGCTGGAACAATGGGCTTTGGCTTACCAGCAGCAATGGGTTGTAAAATAGCATTCCCAGATCGTCCCGTTGTTTGTGTAACAGGCGATGGCTCTATTCAAATGAATATTCAAGAGCTATCAACTTGTATGCAATACAACATTCCAGTTGTTATCTTGTTATTAAACAACCGCTCCCTAGGTATGGTAAAACAGTGGCAAAAAATGTTCTACGGTGGTCGTCAATCTCATTCTTATATGGATAGTGTGCCTGATTTTGTTAAATTATCAGAAGCGTATAACCATATCGGTATTAAGGTAGACAAAATTGAAGAGCTTGAGCCTGCATTAGTACGCGCGTTTGAATTAAAAGATCGTGTTGTATTTGTTGACGTTGCGATTGATCCTGAAGAGCACGTTTACCCTATGCAAGTTAAATTTGGCAGTATGCAAGACATGTACCTAAGCAAAACGGAGCAAACTGATGCGTAG
- the ilvN gene encoding acetolactate synthase small subunit has protein sequence MRRIISVLLENESGALARVVGLFAQRAYNIESLTVSPTNDLTLSRMTITTDVVDNATLEQMMKQLHKLVDVLRVSELTQSAHVERELLLIKVRTVGSEAREEVKRTCDIYRGQIVDITQHLYTIQLTGVGSKLDAFVATICDASEIVEVVRSGVCGIARGDKALRA, from the coding sequence ATGCGTAGAATAATTTCTGTATTATTAGAAAATGAATCTGGTGCACTTGCACGTGTTGTTGGTTTATTTGCACAACGTGCTTATAACATCGAATCTTTAACCGTTTCACCAACGAATGATTTAACATTATCACGTATGACAATCACTACTGACGTAGTTGACAATGCAACACTTGAACAGATGATGAAGCAATTACACAAACTAGTTGATGTGTTACGTGTTTCTGAATTAACTCAAAGTGCACATGTAGAACGTGAGCTATTGTTAATAAAGGTACGTACAGTAGGTAGTGAAGCACGTGAAGAGGTTAAACGCACCTGTGATATTTACCGTGGTCAAATCGTTGATATTACTCAACACCTGTACACAATACAATTAACGGGTGTGGGTTCAAAATTAGATGCTTTTGTAGCAACTATTTGTGATGCAAGTGAAATTGTTGAAGTGGTAAGATCCGGTGTTTGTGGTATTGCTCGCGGTGATAAAGCACTGCGTGCGTAA
- the lysS gene encoding lysine--tRNA ligase — MSEQNKAEAPQEELNDILTARLEKLDAMREKGQAFPNDFRRKNISDELHKLYDEKSKEELEELAVEVSVAGRMMTRRIMGKASFATIQDMGGQVQVYVARDNLAEGFYNTEFKKWDLGDIVGATGVLFKTKTDELSIKVSEIRILTKALRPLPDKFHGLSDTEACYRQRYLDLIANESSRKTFILRNKIVTAIRTYLNERNFMEVETPMLQAIPGGATARPFETFHNALDLPMYLRIAPELNLKRLVVGGFERVFEINRSFRNEGVSTRHNPEFTMIEFYQAYADYIDLMNLTEDMLRTITENVLGSSIVKYGEETFDFGQPFIRLTMKESILEYNEGIEASELDSMEGLKALAKRLDIHLKESWGEGKVLTEIFEETAEHKLMQPTFITAYPAEVSPLARRNDENPDVTDRFEFFVGGRELANGFSELNDSQDQAQRFMDQVAQKESGDDEAMFYDADYITALEHGLPPTAGEGIGIDRLVMLFTDSHTIRDVLLFPHMRPQAK, encoded by the coding sequence ATGTCAGAGCAAAATAAAGCAGAAGCACCACAAGAAGAGTTGAACGATATTTTAACCGCACGTCTAGAAAAACTAGATGCTATGCGTGAAAAGGGACAAGCATTCCCGAATGACTTCCGTCGTAAAAATATCTCAGATGAACTGCATAAGCTTTATGACGAAAAGAGCAAAGAAGAGCTAGAAGAATTAGCGGTTGAAGTGAGCGTTGCTGGACGCATGATGACACGTCGTATTATGGGTAAAGCAAGCTTTGCGACTATCCAAGATATGGGCGGTCAGGTTCAAGTCTACGTTGCACGTGATAACCTAGCAGAAGGTTTTTACAATACTGAATTCAAAAAATGGGATTTAGGCGATATCGTTGGTGCGACGGGTGTTTTATTTAAAACAAAAACAGACGAGTTAAGCATTAAAGTATCTGAAATTCGTATCTTAACTAAGGCATTACGTCCATTACCTGATAAATTCCACGGTTTATCTGATACTGAAGCTTGTTACCGTCAACGTTACCTTGACTTAATTGCTAATGAATCATCACGTAAAACATTTATTTTACGTAACAAAATCGTAACGGCTATTCGTACTTACTTAAATGAACGTAATTTCATGGAAGTAGAAACGCCAATGTTACAAGCCATTCCAGGTGGCGCAACAGCTCGTCCATTTGAAACGTTTCATAATGCATTAGATTTACCAATGTATTTACGTATTGCACCAGAATTAAACCTTAAGCGTTTAGTGGTTGGTGGTTTTGAGCGAGTATTCGAAATTAACCGTAGTTTCCGTAACGAAGGTGTTTCAACGCGTCATAACCCAGAATTCACTATGATTGAGTTCTACCAAGCTTACGCTGATTACATTGACCTAATGAACTTAACTGAAGATATGTTACGTACTATTACTGAAAACGTATTAGGTTCAAGCATTGTTAAATATGGCGAAGAAACGTTTGATTTTGGCCAACCTTTTATACGCTTAACAATGAAAGAATCAATTCTTGAATACAATGAAGGCATTGAAGCATCTGAATTAGATAGCATGGAAGGATTAAAAGCCTTAGCAAAACGTTTAGATATCCACTTAAAAGAGAGCTGGGGCGAAGGTAAAGTCTTAACTGAGATCTTTGAAGAAACAGCTGAGCATAAACTAATGCAACCAACGTTCATTACCGCTTACCCAGCTGAAGTATCACCATTAGCACGTCGTAATGATGAGAACCCAGATGTAACAGATCGTTTTGAATTCTTCGTTGGTGGTCGTGAGTTAGCGAATGGTTTCTCTGAGCTAAATGACTCACAAGACCAAGCGCAACGTTTCATGGATCAAGTAGCACAGAAAGAATCTGGTGATGACGAAGCAATGTTCTACGATGCAGATTACATTACTGCCCTAGAGCATGGTTTACCACCAACAGCGGGTGAAGGTATTGGTATCGACCGTTTAGTGATGTTGTTTACTGACAGTCATACTATCCGTGACGTATTACTATTCCCACACATGCGTCCACAAGCTAAATAA
- a CDS encoding TIGR04219 family outer membrane beta-barrel protein gives MKKQVLAAAIAATMSMPAMADFLGVYAGLDYSTNETTLDNDSDRSNNISGYVAFEHFIPLIPNIKIKYNDLTNHHFDEDNSSTTNGILYYEILDNGLVELDLGAVYTDAEGYNESASIVQAYGAAKVHVPGVSMHAFAEVIGGSVTDDDALSAEIGLAYTFNPDSSLLNIAVRTGYRVQELDLDHTANKQEIDGLFAGVEVHF, from the coding sequence ATGAAAAAACAAGTTTTAGCGGCTGCTATCGCAGCTACAATGAGCATGCCAGCAATGGCTGATTTCTTAGGTGTTTATGCTGGTCTTGATTACAGCACGAATGAAACAACGCTCGACAATGATTCAGACAGATCAAATAATATTTCTGGTTATGTCGCTTTTGAACATTTCATTCCATTAATACCAAATATTAAAATTAAATATAATGACCTAACAAACCACCATTTTGATGAAGATAATAGCTCAACGACAAATGGTATCTTGTATTACGAAATCCTTGATAATGGATTAGTTGAACTCGATTTAGGTGCTGTTTATACGGATGCAGAAGGTTACAACGAAAGTGCATCAATAGTACAAGCTTATGGTGCAGCTAAAGTACATGTACCAGGGGTAAGTATGCATGCTTTTGCAGAAGTCATTGGTGGTTCAGTAACAGATGATGACGCATTAAGTGCTGAAATTGGATTAGCTTATACCTTTAACCCGGATTCAAGCTTATTAAATATCGCGGTTCGCACAGGTTACCGCGTACAAGAGCTGGATTTAGATCATACGGCTAACAAGCAAGAAATTGATGGTTTATTTGCAGGTGTAGAAGTTCATTTCTAA
- the prfB gene encoding peptide chain release factor 2 (programmed frameshift): MFEVNPILNQLKDLTERAEMLRGYLDYDAKVERLEEVSRELESSEVWNDPEHAQALGKERSSLELVVKTIDALTEGTDEVEMLVEMAVEESDQDSFDEAIKEANDLEKQLEVLEFRRMFSGKQDACSCYLDIQSGSGGTEAQDWANMLLRMYLRWGEANGYKTELMEATPGDVAGIKGATIRFSGEYAYGWLRTETGVHRLVRKSPFDSSGKRHTSFASAFIYPEIDDNIDIQINPADLRIDVYRASGAGGQHVNTTESAVRITHVPTNIVVQCQNDRSQHKNKDQAMKQLRAKLYEHEVQLQNVEKQINEDGKSDIGWGSQIRSYVLDDSRIKDLRTGVENRNTQVVLDGDLNKFIEASLKSGL, translated from the exons ATGTTTGAAGTAAATCCTATTCTTAATCAACTTAAAGACCTAACTGAGCGTGCTGAAATGCTTAGGGGGTACCTT GACTACGACGCCAAAGTAGAGCGACTCGAAGAAGTTAGCCGTGAGCTTGAATCGTCTGAAGTTTGGAACGATCCTGAACATGCACAAGCATTAGGAAAAGAGCGCAGTAGCCTTGAATTAGTAGTGAAAACTATTGATGCCTTAACAGAAGGTACTGACGAAGTTGAAATGCTAGTGGAAATGGCGGTAGAAGAAAGCGATCAAGACAGTTTTGATGAAGCGATTAAAGAAGCCAATGATCTTGAAAAGCAATTAGAAGTCTTAGAGTTTCGTCGTATGTTTTCGGGTAAACAAGATGCTTGCTCTTGTTACCTTGATATTCAATCTGGCTCTGGCGGGACTGAAGCACAAGACTGGGCGAACATGCTATTACGTATGTATTTACGTTGGGGTGAAGCCAATGGATATAAAACCGAGTTAATGGAAGCAACGCCTGGCGATGTCGCAGGTATTAAAGGCGCTACTATTCGTTTTAGTGGTGAATATGCTTATGGCTGGTTGCGTACTGAAACAGGTGTGCATCGTTTAGTGCGTAAATCGCCATTCGATTCATCTGGTAAACGCCATACCTCTTTTGCTTCTGCGTTTATTTACCCTGAAATTGATGACAATATTGATATTCAAATTAATCCTGCAGATTTACGTATTGATGTATATCGTGCATCGGGGGCAGGTGGTCAACATGTTAATACAACGGAGTCAGCGGTTCGTATTACCCACGTGCCAACTAATATAGTAGTGCAATGTCAAAATGATCGATCGCAGCATAAAAATAAAGATCAAGCGATGAAGCAACTTCGCGCGAAACTTTATGAGCATGAAGTACAATTGCAAAATGTAGAAAAGCAGATTAATGAAGATGGTAAGTCGGATATTGGCTGGGGCAGTCAAATTCGTTCATACGTATTAGATGATTCGCGTATTAAAGATTTACGTACCGGTGTTGAAAATCGCAATACTCAAGTCGTATTAGATGGCGATTTAAATAAATTTATTGAAGCAAGCCTAAAGTCTGGATTGTAA